The Micromonospora sp. Llam0 genome includes a window with the following:
- a CDS encoding glycosyltransferase yields MTTPLAGRSVALVHEWFGDTGGSEQVFRRIAELVPHAQRFVLWSDPGVTDPGLRESWLARTPLRRSKSLALPLMPLVWRTLSREHFDVVLSSSHAFAHTVRLGAPGRTRHLSYVHSPARYVWSPDYDGRGSGRLLALPRRALQAVDVRLSRHVASYAANSREVRDRIRRFWHRDAVVIHPPVDVDYFATAQPDDPVAQRDYLLGVGRWIPYKNFDLIISIAAAARMPVVIAGSGPQEANLRRHADRVGAEVTFEVRPDRARLRQLYRGARALLFPVHEDFGIIPVEAQACGTPVLGLRRGGLLETVVDGETGHLVDSTRADDYVPLLRRLDQLDAAGIQAHAKSFAAAEFAAKLADWIEAECR; encoded by the coding sequence ATGACGACACCACTTGCCGGCCGTTCGGTCGCGCTCGTCCACGAGTGGTTCGGCGACACCGGCGGGTCGGAGCAGGTGTTCCGGCGGATCGCCGAGCTCGTCCCGCACGCCCAACGGTTCGTGTTGTGGTCCGACCCCGGGGTGACCGACCCGGGGTTGCGGGAGTCGTGGCTGGCCCGGACACCGCTGCGCCGCAGCAAGAGCCTCGCCCTGCCGCTGATGCCGCTGGTGTGGCGGACCCTCAGCCGGGAGCACTTCGACGTGGTCCTGTCGTCCAGCCACGCCTTCGCGCACACCGTACGGCTCGGTGCGCCGGGGCGGACCCGGCATCTGAGCTACGTTCACTCGCCGGCCCGCTACGTGTGGAGCCCTGACTACGACGGCCGTGGCTCCGGTCGGCTGCTCGCCCTGCCCCGGCGCGCACTGCAGGCGGTGGACGTGCGGCTCAGCCGGCACGTGGCCAGCTACGCCGCGAACTCCCGCGAGGTGCGGGACAGGATCCGGCGGTTCTGGCACCGCGACGCGGTGGTCATCCATCCGCCGGTCGACGTCGACTACTTCGCCACGGCCCAGCCGGACGACCCCGTCGCGCAACGCGACTACCTGCTCGGGGTGGGGCGCTGGATCCCGTACAAGAACTTCGATCTGATCATCTCGATCGCCGCGGCCGCCCGGATGCCGGTGGTCATCGCCGGCTCCGGGCCCCAGGAGGCCAATCTGCGCCGGCACGCCGACCGGGTCGGCGCCGAGGTGACCTTCGAGGTACGTCCGGACCGGGCCCGGCTGCGGCAGCTCTACCGGGGGGCCCGAGCACTGCTCTTCCCGGTGCACGAGGACTTCGGCATCATCCCGGTCGAGGCCCAGGCCTGTGGCACGCCGGTCCTCGGGCTGCGTCGTGGTGGACTGCTGGAGACCGTCGTCGACGGCGAGACCGGACACCTCGTCGACTCGACCCGGGCCGACGACTACGTCCCCCTGCTGCGTCGGCTCGACCAGCTCGACGCCGCCGGCATCCAGGCACACGCCAAGTCGTTCGCCGCGGCCGAGTTCGCCGCGAAACTCGCCGACTGGATCGAAGCCGAGTGTCGTTGA
- a CDS encoding sugar transferase: protein MIAAPVDLAALLAPLLISDRYWRGTLFMAALTIAVFAFGGLYRARRHVSFLDELPTLCGRLLTASGTVAIIAGLRHDSVEYVADLMRGIAVSAVLLIIGRSITRAVVVFARRRRWVEHNALILGSGPIAAELARLMRRYPSYGLRFAGCVDSAARQTEGTSLPLAGTFDDLGRLIDMVECDVLIIADPDCPEAGLMDLLRRPECASQDLWAVARMWGSGSYGRQPDHIGAIPLVHVRHIALSGPRWMVKRASDVALASVALILLSPVLALCALATFIDGGRGIFFRQERIGQYGRTFKVIKFRSMRPETDQEARTTWSIADDRRVSLIGRFMRRTSLDELPQLWNILRGDMTVVGPRPERPYFVAKFSAELPGYAMRHRVPVGLTGLAQVSGLRGDTPISDRARFDNYYIEHWSLWLDIKVVLRTVAEVLRGRGR, encoded by the coding sequence ATGATCGCCGCCCCGGTGGACCTCGCCGCGTTGCTCGCTCCGCTGCTGATCTCCGACCGTTACTGGCGGGGCACCCTGTTCATGGCGGCGTTGACCATCGCCGTCTTCGCGTTCGGCGGGCTCTACCGGGCCAGACGCCATGTCAGCTTCCTCGACGAACTACCGACCCTGTGCGGACGCCTGCTCACCGCGTCCGGCACCGTCGCGATCATCGCCGGATTGCGGCACGACTCGGTGGAGTACGTGGCCGACCTGATGCGGGGGATCGCCGTCTCGGCCGTACTGCTGATCATCGGACGCTCGATCACCCGGGCGGTGGTGGTCTTCGCCCGCCGCCGCCGCTGGGTCGAACACAACGCCCTGATCCTGGGCAGCGGTCCGATCGCGGCCGAGCTGGCCCGGCTGATGCGCCGCTACCCCAGCTACGGCCTGCGGTTCGCCGGCTGCGTGGACTCGGCCGCCCGGCAGACCGAGGGCACGTCGTTGCCGCTGGCCGGGACCTTCGACGACCTTGGCCGGTTGATCGACATGGTCGAGTGCGACGTGCTCATCATCGCCGACCCGGACTGCCCCGAAGCCGGGCTGATGGATCTGTTGCGCCGACCCGAGTGCGCCAGCCAGGACCTCTGGGCGGTGGCCAGAATGTGGGGGTCGGGATCGTACGGGCGGCAACCCGACCACATCGGCGCGATCCCGCTGGTCCACGTACGGCACATCGCCCTGTCCGGTCCGCGCTGGATGGTGAAACGGGCCTCCGACGTGGCGCTCGCCTCGGTGGCGCTGATCCTGCTCAGCCCGGTGCTCGCCCTGTGTGCGCTGGCCACCTTCATCGACGGCGGCCGGGGGATCTTCTTCCGGCAGGAGCGCATCGGCCAGTACGGCCGGACGTTCAAGGTGATCAAATTCCGGTCGATGCGTCCCGAGACCGACCAGGAGGCCCGGACCACCTGGTCGATCGCCGACGACCGCCGGGTCAGCCTGATCGGTCGGTTCATGCGACGTACGTCGCTCGACGAGCTGCCACAGCTGTGGAACATCCTGCGCGGCGACATGACCGTGGTCGGTCCCCGGCCGGAACGTCCGTACTTCGTGGCGAAGTTCTCCGCCGAGTTGCCCGGCTACGCGATGCGCCACCGGGTCCCGGTGGGACTCACCGGGTTGGCCCAGGTCAGTGGTCTGCGGGGGGACACGCCGATCTCCGACCGGGCCCGGTTCGACAACTACTACATCGAGCACTGGTCGCTGTGGCTGGACATCAAGGTGGTGCTGCGTACCGTCGCCGAGGTGCTCCGTGGCCGCGGGCGCTGA
- a CDS encoding LCP family protein, producing the protein MSRREQLADPTATHELGGVADGVRPGAQDPGSVVDSAAAPPRRRRRGLRIVLTVLVVLALLGGGGLLAGGFYLRSIESGIERVEAFVDVPEEFRPEKVTTATNILILGSDTRDPQSTSGSRSDTIILAHIAADRQSAQLISIPRDTWVFVPENQEGTHGGREAKINAAYAWGGIPLMVQTVEEFTGVRVDNVALVDFAGFREIVDALGGVEIDVEEAFTSNHSLNPDNRRSFAAGPQTMDGAAALDYARERYAFADGDFARIRHQQQVIKAILEKAASGGVLSSPATLNSFIRATADAVAVDETLSLIDFGMDLRHLRGDDLTFVTSPTEGTGRVGDESVVFADTDAADSFYDAVRRDAVDEILAAAQ; encoded by the coding sequence ATGTCACGTCGAGAACAGCTCGCGGACCCGACGGCCACCCATGAGTTGGGCGGGGTGGCCGACGGGGTGCGGCCGGGGGCGCAGGATCCCGGGTCGGTAGTGGACTCCGCCGCCGCTCCGCCGCGCCGCCGTCGCCGCGGGCTGCGGATCGTTCTGACGGTGCTCGTGGTGCTGGCGCTGCTCGGCGGCGGTGGGCTGCTCGCCGGTGGGTTCTACCTGCGGTCGATCGAGTCCGGGATCGAGCGGGTGGAGGCATTCGTGGACGTGCCGGAGGAGTTCCGGCCGGAGAAGGTGACCACCGCCACGAACATCCTCATCCTCGGCAGCGACACCCGGGACCCGCAGAGCACGTCGGGCTCCCGCAGTGACACGATCATCCTGGCGCACATCGCGGCCGACCGGCAGAGTGCCCAGCTGATCTCCATTCCCCGGGACACCTGGGTCTTCGTGCCGGAAAACCAGGAAGGAACACACGGCGGACGGGAAGCGAAGATCAACGCCGCGTACGCCTGGGGTGGTATCCCGCTGATGGTGCAGACCGTCGAGGAGTTCACCGGAGTGCGGGTGGACAACGTCGCCCTGGTGGACTTCGCCGGATTCCGGGAGATCGTCGACGCGCTCGGCGGGGTCGAGATCGACGTCGAGGAGGCATTCACCTCCAACCACTCCCTCAACCCGGACAACCGACGGTCGTTCGCCGCCGGCCCACAGACGATGGACGGCGCGGCGGCCCTCGACTACGCCCGGGAGCGGTACGCCTTCGCCGATGGCGACTTCGCCCGGATCCGCCACCAGCAGCAGGTCATCAAGGCCATCCTGGAGAAGGCGGCATCCGGTGGGGTGCTGTCCAGCCCCGCCACGCTGAACTCGTTCATCCGGGCCACCGCCGACGCGGTGGCGGTCGACGAGACGTTGTCCCTGATCGACTTCGGCATGGATCTGCGGCACCTGCGCGGCGACGACCTCACCTTCGTCACCAGCCCGACCGAGGGCACCGGGCGGGTCGGTGACGAGAGCGTGGTGTTCGCCGACACCGATGCGGCCGATTCCTTCTACGACGCGGTCCGTCGCGACGCGGTCGACGAGATCCTCGCCGCTGCGCAGTGA